A window from Theropithecus gelada isolate Dixy chromosome 1, Tgel_1.0, whole genome shotgun sequence encodes these proteins:
- the FAM183A gene encoding protein FAM183A, translating into MAGHPREKVIPDEVHQNQILRELYHKELRTQKLYTQYHVNPLSKIHTITRKPMSWHDNLEEPADARFLNLIHHTAQGPRKKYPETQTENQEVGWDLEPLVNPERHDRRLNHFRVCSDITLYKAKTWGLGDDRHK; encoded by the exons ATGGCGGGACACCCAAGAGAGAAGGTGATTCCAGATGAGGTCCATCAGAACCAGATCTTGCGGGAACTGTACCACAAGGAGTTACGAACCCAGAAACTCTACACGCAGTATCACGTGAATCCCCTCAGCAAGA ttcacaCAATCACCAGGAAGCCCATGTCTTGGCATGATAACCTGGAGGAACCTGCAGATG CCAGGTTTCTGAATCTCATTCACCATACTGCCCAGGGACCAAGGAAGAAGTACCCAGAGACACAGACTGAAAACCAGGAAGTTGGATGGGACTTAGAGCCCTTG GTCAACCCAGAACGCCATGACCGCAGGCTGAATCACTTCAGGGTCTGCAGTGACATCACTCTGTACAAGGCTAAAACATGGGGCTTAGGAGATGATCGCCACAAGTAG